ACACGAAGGTACCTAAGACTGATATTCAGTGTAAGAATCGTATCGATACAGTGAAGAAGAAGTATAAAATTGAGAAACAGAAAGTTGCGAGCGGCGGCGGACCTAGCCGGTGGCCGTTTTTTGATCGGCTTGATCGGCTTATAGGTCCCGCCGCCACTCCGACCACTTCGAAGGGGTCGGGGTCAGGGTTAGGGTTAGGGCCAATGTCGACTGCGACAGTTTCCGTTTCCACCGGTGGATTATCTTCTCATGGTAAGGCGGTTCCCGTTGGAATTCCGGTAGGGGTTAGACCCCTACCACTCCCCTTCTCCTCTCATTCACTCCAAACCCCTCCCCACTTACAACAATGGCCACAATtgaaacagcaatttcaatttTCTCCTGTTCAACAACCAGTGAGATACAATTCAATCAATTCTAATTCTACTAGTTCTCCTGCTGCTGCTACTCCTGCTAGTAATAATGTTAATAGAGCACCACTAGAGCAACAATTACAATTCCATAAGCATCAACAAGAATTACAATTTAGGAGGGGGGAGGAGTCTGATACTGATCAAGAAGAGTGGTCCCATGATGATTCTGGGGACAGCTTACCACCGGAGAGGACAGGGTTTGATCATCGAAGGAAGCGGCCGAGGATGGAGGTGGTTAACAGGGGAGGAGGAGAAAGGGTGAAGGTTAAAGGGAAGAAGAGCAGAGAAAAGAAGGCGGCGGCGGTTAAAGTGTGGGGGAACTCTGTAAGGGACTTGACGAGGGCGATTATGAAGTTCGGGGAGGCGTATGAGTCGGCAGAGAGCGCGAAATTGCAGCACATTGTGGAGATGGAGATGCAGAGGATGAAGTTTACTAAGGAGTTGGAGTTGCAGAGGATGAAGTTTATGATGAAGACACAACTTGAGCTTTCGCAATTGAATGGTAATGGGAGTAATAATAGTGATAgtagaggtggtggtggtggtggtggtggaagtgggggcggtggtggtggtggtggcgataGTAATCATAATCATCATCTTCATGAGAATCATCTGAATCATGCTAATAGTGATAGTAGTAATTAGTAGTTGTAGAAGCAGTAGTCTACTggtagaagaagaagaggaagattattATATTAGATCACATGATCTCTTTTAGTCTTTTTAATAGTATGTTTATGAGCTAAAGATGATAAAAAGTTTAAGTCTTTTTCCTTGGGAAAAGATCTGTATGTTCTTATTGTTGAGATTATTTGATTGTGGGAAAAAAGGGGGAAAGTTCAATCATTTGTAATTGATGATGGTTATCTTAGAAATTCGAATTTATTAATTGGGTATTTAAGCTCTTAACAGAGAGCTAATCTGTAAGTTGTGTAATAATTTCCGAGCTGAATTAGAAATTCAGAAACTTGTGAACAATTGCCAGAAAACAGCCACTGATCAGCTTGAATAATTAAGCTCTTAATAGAGAGCTTATCTGTAAGTTGTGTAATAATTTCCGAGCTGAATTATTGAGCTCATTAGAAATTCAGAAACTTGTGAAAGAATTGCCGGAAAACAGCTGCTGTTCATTTGGTTTGTAAGTGAGGTTGAAATATGTCTGAAATTATACTTCAGAATCAAAAATGTTAAATGACCTCTTGGAGcataaatattttatgactttgtaTCTGTAAATATTCCAAAAGGGTTTATTCATTCTCTGTCTAGCTTTCGGTTCAACATATACACAGCGAGCTGGAAACTGGAAAGATCCGATAATCTGATGCTGGTGAAAAATCATCTGCCAAGTAAGAGAAATCTGATGCTGGTGAAAGCCTGAAAGTATGCAGTTTTAGAATAGCTTTATGTAAACTGCACTAATGTCTGTATTCCGTTTGATTATGCAGAGACAGGTTTCAGATCTAAAATTTCAAGCACTCCCACCGTAATCCACTGTGAAAGAAGATGAAGGTACGCGTACTTTTGGATCACTATTTCTATCAATTGTCAGCTTGTGGTTCCTACAGTCTTTTAAGGTTTCAGAATGTTCATAGCCAAGTGTAGTTAAAGTAGGTTTATCGCTTTATAAATACGCTAAAGTTTGCTCAAAATCATTGTGCATAATTTCTTGCAATTTCTCCCTTTCTTCACTGCAGAAATAACAAAGGATTATACTGGTTGAAATTTCAAAAATGGGGATTGAAGACAATAAAGAAGAGGAGAAATTGGCGTTTTTGTTAGATCATCAGAACTCAGACCTTGAAAACCCAAAACCCAGAACCAAGGTCCAAGGGTGGTCTAATCACAATGCCTTTTATTATTGGTAACACAATTTCTAAAGAtttctcctttctttttcttgcttttatttttctGATTTCGGAATTTTTCCATCTGGATATTTACTGAAATGCAGTTGATTAGAACAATTATATGGTTAATGTTTAGTGTTTCTGCTTCAAGCTCATGTCTTtctaattttggaatttttttggATCACTATTTCTATCAATTGTCAGCTTGTGGTTCCTACAGTCTTTTAAGGTTTCAGAATGCTCATTGCCTTGTACAGTCTTTTAACTTAACTAAGTGCAACACAGGTAGATTTATCACTTTACAAATACTCTCAAATTCCTCTATCAGATGGTCTGATGCCTGAAAAGACAGTATTACATTAAGAAAATGGAGCTTTCATGGTTCCACTAATCTCAGTTGATGTCATTTTCTTACATCATCAATTATATACTAATATCATGCTTTTCCCTACCACTGCCTTCCTCCAATAGTGTATGTTTCCCCCTTAGCTTTAGGTTAACCCCAAGCCATGCTTCTGTACTTACCTAACACAACTGTACGGATGGGAATTAATAATGGAAATCCAAATACTTTTTCGTAATTTGTTTTGTTATCCAAATCCGATTAAAAAGGTCCAAGTCCAAAGACTCGAACAGAAGTGGTTTAGATATGTATCTTGATTAGGCTAACATGAATCTGACCTGTTGTTTCTGATCAGCTTATCAGAAAGATTGAATCTTCCAAACCCTGAAAAACCTTTCACCAGATTGATTCTTAACAAACATCCTTTGAAACACGAGATTTGACAACTAAGGATCATCTATAGCTTTGTGCAACAAACAACAGAACAGAACAGACTTTCTAGAGCTTCTGATACTAAAAAGACACTACTTTACAAACAAAAAAATCTACTTACAAAGAAAGGAAATGAAAGAGAGCATGCCTCGTACCTAGAACAAATGCGAACCTTGAAGAAATGCTCGAAAGGGTTCTTCTAGACCTGATCGACTATAACCCAGCCCGTTGGCCCAACCCGACCCATCCTGAAAAAGTGCGGGGTAGAGCATCCTCCTCAAGTATGCATTTTCAGACCAACTCGGCCCGAAAAACCCGATTTGGCCCGAAAAACCCCGTATCAAATTTATGGATTTTGGCATGAGTTTTTTGTGTTAAAGTCCGGCCCGACCCGAATTTTGATAACTCTAGGTTCTTCAATAAGCACTATCTGTTTTTCAATAAGTAATTTGTTTCGTAACAAGGCTAACCCGAGTCTGACCTGTTGTTTCTGATCAGCTTATCGGGAAAGATTGAAACTTCAGAAGTCTGAAAGATCTTTCACCAGATTGATTCATCAAAAGCATCCTTTGAAACACAAGAATCGACAACTAAGGATCATCTACAGCTTTGTGCAACAAACAACAGAACAAAACAGACCATCTAGAGTTTCTGATACTAAAAAGATACTACTTTACAGAGAAGGGAAACTGAAAAGGTTTAAGGTTCTTCAATACTAATAAGTACCATCTGTTTTGAGGCTCCTATAACTAAACCCACCAAACTTCTTGCTTTCTGAGACATCCACAGCAGAACACATACTAGGCAGAAAACTACTGCTATTATTATTCTtactgctgttgttgttgcttcgcCTCTTCTTTCCCCAACTCATGCTCAGTAACGATCCAaacgaagaagaagaggaggaagaagatgtCTTCACTCGACTAGTAGGGAAACTTGTAGTTTTACTAGAGACTCCTACATACTTTTTGGGGTCGAGTTTCTTAGACGTTTCACCACAGTCTACCTGATCAACCCTTCGAAAATACTCGATCTCTCGTCTGACGAGCGATCCTACAGTGCCTCTGGTGCCTATTGCAATAGGAGTAGCTGTGCTCATTTTCAGATCTGTGATGAGTATGTTTGTTGAGGTGCTGCTTGCCTTATATAACATTTTTcagaaaatgtttttttttttttgttttcttaaaatttatttttcaagtgACTTGGAAATGAAGCACTGTATTATGGCTCTGGCTGTGAGTTTGTCTGTGTGGGAAGGATTGCTTTGGCTTCAGGCATCTCTGATCTTTTGCTTTATAGAGTTGTACATGTCTTGCTTTATGTAAAGGGGCTAAACATCAGCATGAGAATATGATTGTGACTTTGGTATCACCATAGAATTCACCATAGTATTATTATAAGTAAAGTATAGATCATTTTCccctcacaaaaaaaaaagtaaagatAGATCAAGGAACATTAAAGTAACATtttcaggttcgaatccccatTTCCCGAATTGTAAGTtgtattgcccttgtggctcatttgcgtGTGCCAGCTcacacaccaaaaaaaaaaaaaattaagtaacaCTTTCATGCACAACGGGCGGCTAAGCCCATCTGCAACGATGTAATCGTACATGGCCCTGAAAATTTACGACTTTGTTTTTAAGAAATATTTGTAATATGTAATAAAATATTGGGTTGTATAGGACAATgtcttttttaatattttaagagGTTTAtcttactccctctgtctcttaATACTCGATCTGTTTTAACCGGATACGTTTGCCCatgtacaactttgaccaccaatttctttaactacatattataaaaacttataaaaatattaatattttgaagatgaagccaataatatattatatactagctaacatttgttttcatatactagaaataaaataagattaaagtgaattatgtgaatagtgcaaaaagtcaaaacaagttgagtattaagggacagagggagtaccaaTTATCAAATATAAGCTTATTGGTTTATatgagatggtgtctttttaaTATACTCAAATatgtttattttaattttcttgaaaaagaaacaatcactaagttggtttttttttttttttttctctctcatgAATATCAGTATGTTTTTATATTATAATGATTGAGCCGTATAATCAATTTTAAAAGTTTTTACGTTTTTCTTACCTATAAAATATTTAAGACGTTCGTCAGACTGTAATTTAGACCCCAAAATCACGCCTCTTTCAACATGTAATATGAGCCAATTAGGTCTTGTCTAACCAAATAAAGGTACACGATCAATAGAAACACAAGAAGTGATTATTATTTTTAGGGTAAAAGTGAAGAAATGATTAAGGATGTGTAGGTAATTTACTATTATgattttccctcaaaaaaaaaaaacattactaTTATGATTAAACAAACGTGATTGCTTTTGAGTGCATTGGCCCTAAGCATGACCTTTTTATGGTCGgccttcttttcttcttctattCCTTTTGCCTAATGGCCAATTTCAATAGTGGGAAAATGGATAGTATAAATAAGTCACCTATTCAAGGACCATAATCATGTCCCTAGTGCTCATTCTAATCATGTTTAATgtcatcatatttttttttcctttttttaggGTTGTTTCATGGCCACGTCCAGTTCACTAGAGCTTCTGCCATAACAATATCCAAATCCGATCGAGTTGTGCACTTAGCTTGTAATGGGTGAGTTTTCTAATGAGAGTTTCTGCATACAGGCTATACGTCAAGGCTCAAACTTGATACCCTTTTTCATCGGCATGCTAGTtacatttttaatattataGTGTTGCTTTAACTTGTATCCAAGATTTAGGTTCGAATCAATTTTTTATTCACCAACCCCTGTGTAtactaaagatggttgtgggtcggTCCGGGCCGGGCCTGACTTCGTGCTGAGCCCACAGGTCGTGGGCCTAACCGGGCCGAGCCCAATTTAGGCCCACGTTGTATCGTGTCGGGCTCAATTTAGGCCCACGTTGTATCATGCCGGGCCAAAAAGTTCAAAACAGGGCCCAAGGCCACATGCTTTTGTGTCGGGCCGGCCCGGCCCGACCCGATGTGCCTGAAGCTAATTTTACAAAAAATTGCGTGATTTatcttgtcgtgctttttccaaaaaataaggCCCACGGTCCACGGCTTCATGGTCGGGCCAGGCCGGGCAATTTTCACGCTCGGGCCGGCCCGTGCTTTTTTTGTGCCGAGTCGGGTTTCGGGTCGGtccggcccacaaccatctttagtgTCTACCAGTATATTTTAAAACCGGGCTTAATAATACAGAAAACAAAAAGTAATAGGCAAGTCCTTGATTCCATTATTGATTCTAACTCGATTTTTGTGAGATTCCAAAGCCATGCTTTACAAATTCTAATGTATTTCCTCCATAACAGTCATGCGTCACTCCATTTTTCTATGGCTATGATAGGCATACAAATTATATTACTTTTTCAAATATCCAAAATACCTTGGGAAAAAACCCGTCCAATTATTCGAAGGAACACAGTAAAAGAACTCACAAAATGTATTCCTCTAAAATTTACATTCACCAACAATTTCCTTTAATTCCGatgtaaaaaaaaacaaaaaatacaaattcTATGACTCAAAAAATGGGTGTACGGACTAGCCTCATCAATTATTTCTAGTTTCCAGACACCCTGTATAAATTTTTATTGCCTTTTCTAACCCCTCCCCTATAATCTTATGAGTATTAAGTATTAACTAATGACATTCATTATAATCCTGTCTGAATATTAACATATCGTGTCATCTGTGTCAACCAGTGTTACCTAATCCTCCAATCAGCCCACGAACTGCGAACCGAAAAAACAAATTACAACATCAAAATGGTATAATTTTGGTCTAATTTAGCAAATTAGGTAGCGAATTGCGAACTCTTACCCAATCTCATACTAGCGAACCAGGTAACACTGGTGTCAACTAAAGAACTAGGACATACTTGGAAGATGGCATGAATATTTCAGCTTCCTATGAGAGGCGAGCGCGCTTTGCAGCGCAGTATGCACGGTTGCTCCTTCACGAAACAGTGAATCGTATAAATGGCACACAAATTGAGACAATTCCTCCTCTTCGTGGTCCCAGAAAGCCTTTGATGATTCCGTGGTTTTCTCAAGGTCACTGTCTTCCCAGTCACTGATAGGGCTCACTGGTTCTGGTGTTTCTTCGTCGTCTTCTGCTTCGTCCTCTCCAAGCTCAAACTTGCCGTTTTCCAAGTTATCGAAATCGGTTGAACCGTTGAATGATGATAACTGCGTTTGAGGAGGTTCAGAAGTTGGACAAAGAACAGCTTTCGCACCAGAGTCTAGAATGGCCTTAATTAAGGGCTTAACCAACCCGTATCTTCCTGTGCTGATTACAATTCTGTCCCTCCACGCCCCAACCTGAGAGATGATGTGGTATGACATTAGTCCAAGATGCATAATGTTAAACTCATTCAAGGATATAAATTAAGCGTGCATTCTATTCACCTGAATTTCACTTATTTTCGaaattatcttatctgaacttttcaaaacttattttagttataaattgtgttTAGTTgacccttatttttccttaacTTATCTTATCCAAACtaaattgaacttatttttcctgaaataagtggaaacaaGGTGAACATAACAGAACCAAAGAAATCCTATACATCCATTATAAGCAAGCACAATCAAACAAAACCTCCATTTCTGACTTCTGAATTAAGAACAAGATTACAGAAATAGTTGCCCATGTTGCACGATCAAGGGACAGCCTTCCAGCCAATGTCATCATGAATTGTAAAACTCGAGGGTAACAGTTATACTTTGTTAAAATTCTTCAAGAACCACAGGTTTCTTTTATAGATTAAACAAAAGGCACATGAATTAAACAAGGTATAACTTAAAATTGTCAAATAAGACATGTATATACATACCATCCAGCGAATATCATCAGCCACTAGATGCATGGATGGGACAGTTCTCCGAAACATAAAAGCCCCAATTTCACGGTCATCTTCCATAACCTTCACGAAGTAAAAAACTAGATGAGTCTGGTATTATGGAAGAGATAAATCCGCAccagaggaaaaaaaaaagctaaAATACAAACCTGGGTTTGGCGTCCTATGTACCGATGGACAACACAACCAATTTGAAAATAAGGCCTATATGCCACCAAGTCAGCTATGGTTGAGATGTTGTTCAGCTTTGACATCTCCTTTCTACCCCGAACAGATGACAACAAGCTAAAACGAACACTCTGTACAAACTTGTCTGCAAGCTCTCCAGGTTCAGCAACCACAAATACATCATTCTGCCAACTACAAAAACATTTTACCAGTCAAAAGCATGAACTTCAACATCAAATGTCCATCTATGCAAGATGGGGTAAGAATAATGTTACTCAGACTCGGGTACGTATTCAAGTGTCCGACACACCTAAATTTTGGAAAATTTCCTTGATTTTAGACCAAAATAAAGTGTAGGGGTGTCCATACCCATGTCCTAGTGTCGAGGATCCGACACGGGTAGTTGAGGTAAAACAAagagtccgagtaacataggGTAAGATATAAGCCATAGAGAGGGCAGACACTAAAATAAAGCAGGAACATTGACCTTAAAATAGCACCCGTTGTGTCATTTTGGAGCGCTAAATGAACGATGCCCACTTGTGGTGAATTCTTTAGCTTATGTAACAATGACTGCACAGGCAAGCAGAGCTGTCTGGGTCCTGAAGGAGACTTTGGAGGTGACGAAGTTGATTTTGGAGGCTGATGCCCATCTAAGCTCAAAGGAGGAACTAAGTCAATTCGGCCAATCCTCTGCACAACATCTGGACTGTACAGTAATGGGCTTGATGGAAAGCTTCCCGTAAACATAGGTGAAGCAAATGGCGAGTTAATTGAAGTACCCGTGACTGGCTTAGAAGAATTTAAAATTCCTGTTACAGTAGATATTCTTACTCCACTCTGGGAACAAAATGTTTCAAGTGATCTTGTATGGTGTGTGACTCTTCCAGAATCTGGATTATTAGAAGCTTCTACAAGAAGTACATTACGCCTCCATCCCAAGGAAGGGCTACCATCATCTAGCAATGCAAAAACATCAAAGTTGGATTGAATACGACATATATCGAGGACTTTAAAACTCAGACCTAGAGGGAAATTACTTCCTCTGTGTTTGGAGAATGAAGAAAGAGGGAAAAAAAACAGGATGAATTTTATGTGTTACTAGTGACAGAATTCAGAGTTAGTACCATTTGCTGACTTCGGTTTAGATGTATTTTGAGATTTCACACCATCCGAAAATCTATCGTCCTGTTGGTATGGCAACGTTAGCCTCTGACAAACACTTTTGAATACCTCAGAGTTATTTTTGATGTAGTCCTCTGCGGCTGTTTCCAAACTCAGCCAACCAGCAGGGTCGGTTTCATCCAGCTCAATATCACATCGGTCATCAACTGAgcacaaacatttttttttagtgAGATTCTTTTCTCATACTAATCTAGAGGCAGGAAGAGGAAAGATAAaacataagaaatattaatttaaaaagCACCCTTGCGATGTTATAGCAGCCACAAACTcctcaaacaagataaaagttTCCTAAAAAATTATGGACCAAAAACCAGGAAAGAAACACTGCTTAGCAATATAGGAATATATTGTTGTTATCGGGAAAAGCCATTCAATGTTCTAACCAGGATTAAACCGAAAGTATTGT
This Spinacia oleracea cultivar Varoflay chromosome 6, BTI_SOV_V1, whole genome shotgun sequence DNA region includes the following protein-coding sequences:
- the LOC110790737 gene encoding trihelix transcription factor ASIL2-like yields the protein MDDEEEIRSQPPSPESEPHSPPSGQITVTVAAAPPSSTTPSSTPPPSSLTLALPIQQFPRPLAIISSGCGGGGSVGGGSSGGGGGGGGGGREDCWSEGATSVLIDAWGERYMELSRGNLKQKHWKEVADIVSSREDYTKVPKTDIQCKNRIDTVKKKYKIEKQKVASGGGPSRWPFFDRLDRLIGPAATPTTSKGSGSGLGLGPMSTATVSVSTGGLSSHGKAVPVGIPVGVRPLPLPFSSHSLQTPPHLQQWPQLKQQFQFSPVQQPVRYNSINSNSTSSPAAATPASNNVNRAPLEQQLQFHKHQQELQFRRGEESDTDQEEWSHDDSGDSLPPERTGFDHRRKRPRMEVVNRGGGERVKVKGKKSREKKAAAVKVWGNSVRDLTRAIMKFGEAYESAESAKLQHIVEMEMQRMKFTKELELQRMKFMMKTQLELSQLNGNGSNNSDSRGGGGGGGGSGGGGGGGGDSNHNHHLHENHLNHANSDSSN
- the LOC110790739 gene encoding uncharacterized protein, with protein sequence MLYKASSTSTNILITDLKMSTATPIAIGTRGTVGSLVRREIEYFRRVDQVDCGETSKKLDPKKYVGVSSKTTSFPTSRVKTSSSSSSSSFGSLLSMSWGKKRRSNNNSSKNNNSSSFLPSMCSAVDVSESKKFGGFSYRSLKTDGTY